One Stenotrophomonas maltophilia R551-3 genomic window, CAAGGACGGCGTGAAGTACACCCCGTTCACCACCCTGGAAGGCGTGGCGGCGAAGGAAACCGGTGAAGATCCGTTCGATTCGCCGAAGGCGCTGCTCGATGCGGTCAAGGCCAAGCGTTACGGCGGCCTGGAAGACAAGCGCCTTGGTTCGGTGCCGGTGAACTTCCTGTCCAACCTGGACATCACCGGTGGCAACTCCGGTTCGCCGGTGCTGGACGCCAACGGTAAGCTGGTGGGCCTGGCCTTCGACGGCAACTGGGAATCGGTCAGCTCCAACTGGGTGTTCGACCCGGTGATGACCCGCATGATCGCCGTCGACAGCCGCTACATGCAGTGGATCATGCAGGAAGTGGCGCCGGCGCCGCAGCTGCTGAAGGAACTGAACCTGGCGAAATAAACCGGTTGCGGTAGTGCCGGCCGCTGGCCGGCAACCTCGACCAGACAACCGGAGTTTCCGAAACCCCGCGACCCACGTCGCGGGGTTTTTTCATGCCCGGCCCGGCCCGGTGCGCCGAACAGGTATCATCCCTGTTCCGCGTACTTCACGGGATGTGAACGAAACGCGGAAACCTCCTCCCCCAGGACCCCTTGCACGCATGCGCATCCTGCTTGCCCGCCACGGCGAAACGCCGTGGAACGCCGAAGGCCGCTACCAGGGCCAGATCGATATTCCGCTTTCGCCGATCGGTGAAGCCCAGGCCCAGGCACTGGGTGCCCGCCTGGCCTCGGTGGACATCACTCGTGCCGTCGCCTCGCCGCTGTCGCGCGCCCAGCGCACCGCACAGCTGGCGCTTGGCGCCGTGCGTGCCGACATGCTGCTGACCGAGCCGGAGCTGCAGGAAATCGCCCACGGTGAGTGGGAAGGCCTGCTCGCCAGCGAGATCAACGAAAAGGATCCGTCGCGCCTGCAGGCCTGGCGCGAGGAGCCCGATACCGTGCTGATGCCCGGTGGCGAATCGCTGCGCCTGGTGCTGGAACGCAGCTGGCGTGGCCTGGCCCGTGCCACCGAAGGCCTCGGCGAGCACGACACGCTGCTGGTGGTTGCGCACGATGCGGTCAACCGCGTGATCCTGTGCAAGGTGCTGGGCCTGCCGATCTCCCGCCTGTGGACCTTCCGCCAGGCGCCGACCACGCTCAACCTGCTCGAAGGCGCCGACCTGGACAGCCTGGAAGTGGTGCGCCTGAACGACTGCGCCCACCACACGCCGTTCTTCGGCGAAGCCAAGCACCGCGCTCTCTGATCCATCCCATCGAACCACCTGTTTCTGCTGGAACCGCTGCCGTGACGAACACCCCGACCACCCTGGCCGATTGGCTGGATTACATTGAACGCCAGCACCCGGCGACTATCGACATGGGACTGGAGCGCGTGCGCACCGTCGCCACCGCGATGGGCCTGGGTGCACCGGCCGGGCGCACCATCGTGGTCGGTGGCACCAACGGCAAAGGCTCCACCGTGGCCTTCATCGAGGCCATCGCGCGTGCTGCCGGCTGGAAGGTCGGCGCGTACACGTCGCCGCACCTGCTGCGCTACAACGAGCGCGTGCGCATCGATGGCCAGGATGTCGACGATGCGGCGCTGGTTGCTGCGTTCAATGCCGTCGAAGCGGCACGCGGCGACACCACGCTGACTTATTTCGAGTACGGCACGCTCGCTGCTTTGCAGCTGTTCGCCGACGCCGGGCTGGACCTGGCGGTGCTGGAAGTGGGCCTGGGCGGCCGCCTGGATGCGGTCAACATCGTCGACGCCGATGTATCGGTGATCACCACCGTGGACATCGACCATGCCGAGTGGCTGGGCGATGACCGCGAAGCCATCGGTACCGAGAAGGCCGGCATCATCCGCGGCTGGAAGCCGGTGATCCTGGGCGAGACCGATCCGCCATCAAGCGTGCTGGCGCGTGCCTACCTGGTGGGTGCCAACGCGATCCGCGGCGGCAGCGACTACTTCTACGAACCGATCGATGCCCAGCGCTGGCGCTGGCGCGATGTCGGTACCCGCCTGGAGCTGCCGACCCCGGCGCTGGCCGGGCCGATCCAGCTGGCCAATGCTGGTGCCGCGATCGCTGCACTGCGTGCGCTGGACAAGCCGGTGCCGCGCGCGGCGTGGGCCGAAGGCGTGGCCGCCGCCCGCATCGCCGGCCGCCTGCAGGCGTTCGAGCGCGATGGCGTGCAGATCCGCGTCGACGTCGGCCACAACCCGCAGGCGGCCGGCCAGCTGGCGCGTGCGCTGAAGGCCGAGGCGGTACCTGGCCGTACCCTGGCGGTGTACGCCGCGCTGCAGGACAAGGACGCGGCGGGCGTGGTGCAGGCGCTGCAGGACGTAGTGGGCGAGTGGACCCTGGCAAGCCTGGATGGCCCGCGCGGGCAGAGCGCGGCGCAGCTGCAGGCACGTCTGGCCGATACCGCTGCCGCCACCGCACAGCTGTCCGACAGCGTCGAACAGGCCCTGGTGCAGGTGCTGGCCCAGGCCCGGCGTGGCGACCGGGTGCTGGTGTTCGGCTCGTTCCATACCGCCGCCGCGGCCCTGCAGTGGCTGCGGGACCCGGCCTGATCCACGTTCAGCCAACGCCGACGCCGTCCGGTCCGGCACCCGTATAATCGACCGCAACCCCCGGACAGTTGCCTGCCTCACGTGGATACGCCTCTGAAACAGCGTCTGATTGGTGCCATCGTGCTGGTAGCGCTGGCCGTGATTTTCCTGCCGATGCTGGTCAAGGGGCCGGCCCCGGACAGTGGCGTGGCCAATGTGCCGATCGCCGCGCCGGATGCGCCAGCCGATGGCCAGTTCGAAACCCGCGAACTGCCGCTGGTTGCGCCGGCGGGCGGTGCCACCGGCCTGCAGACCGGCCAGGCCAAGCCGGTGCCGGATGCTGCCGCGCCGGCCACGCCGCCGACCGTGGACACCTCGCCTGCGGTGGCCGCCGGCAACTACGCGGTCACCTTCGGCGCGTACGGCAGCAAGGCCGACGCCGAGGCGGTGATCGCCTACCTGAAGCGTTCGCAGCTGCCGGGCTTCGCTGAGAGCGCCACCATCAACGGCCGCCAGGCATGGCGCGTGCGGGTCGGGCCGTATGCTGACCGCGCCCAGGCCGAGGCGGCCCGGCTGCAGGCGGTGAAGATCCGTGCCGATGTGAAGGCTGAGGTCATTGCCCTGGATGCGGCGACGGGCAGCAACGCCGCAGTTGCCGCCACCCCGGCGCCTGCGCCGGCGAGTGCGAGCACCCCGGCGGCGGCCACCGCGCCGTCGGCCACTGGCAATCCGGTGCGCAGCGAAAGCCTGCCGCCGAGCACGCCGACCGCCACCACCACCCCGGTGGCCAAGCCGGAACCGCCGAAGCCGGCACCGAAGCCGGAAGCCAAGCCTGAGCCCAAGCCGGAAACCGCGGCCAGCAAGCCGGCGACGGCGCCGACCACACCGGCAGCACCTGCCGCCAGCGGCGTCGGCTTTGCCGTACAGCTGGGCGCGTTCGGTCAGGCCAACGATGCCAATGCCCTGCGCGACAAGGTCCGCGCCGCAGGCTTCAGCGCCTTCGTCGAGCAGGTGCGTACCGACAAGGGCACCCTGCATCGTGTCCGCGTCGGACCGGTGGCCAACCGCGCCGACGCCGAACAGCTGAAGGCGCAGGTCGCCGCCAAGGTCGGCGTGGCCGGCATGGTGCGACCGCACCCATGACCCACGCGCAGCCCCGTTGCCAGCGCCGCCGAAGGAGCGGGGCGCCATGATCGACGTGGTGCTGCTGATCGTGATCGCCGCCTCGGCCCTGCTTGGGATGCTGCGCGGCTTCGTCGGCATCGTCATCGGCACCCTGTCGTGGCTGCTGGCCGCGTGGGCCGCCTTCGCCTTCGGCAATGACGCGGCCCACTGGTGGGCCGCACCGGCTGCACCGGGTGGCGAGCACTTCGTCGGTGGCTACCTGGGGGTCGGCAT contains:
- a CDS encoding histidine phosphatase family protein, yielding MRILLARHGETPWNAEGRYQGQIDIPLSPIGEAQAQALGARLASVDITRAVASPLSRAQRTAQLALGAVRADMLLTEPELQEIAHGEWEGLLASEINEKDPSRLQAWREEPDTVLMPGGESLRLVLERSWRGLARATEGLGEHDTLLVVAHDAVNRVILCKVLGLPISRLWTFRQAPTTLNLLEGADLDSLEVVRLNDCAHHTPFFGEAKHRAL
- the folC gene encoding bifunctional tetrahydrofolate synthase/dihydrofolate synthase, translating into MTNTPTTLADWLDYIERQHPATIDMGLERVRTVATAMGLGAPAGRTIVVGGTNGKGSTVAFIEAIARAAGWKVGAYTSPHLLRYNERVRIDGQDVDDAALVAAFNAVEAARGDTTLTYFEYGTLAALQLFADAGLDLAVLEVGLGGRLDAVNIVDADVSVITTVDIDHAEWLGDDREAIGTEKAGIIRGWKPVILGETDPPSSVLARAYLVGANAIRGGSDYFYEPIDAQRWRWRDVGTRLELPTPALAGPIQLANAGAAIAALRALDKPVPRAAWAEGVAAARIAGRLQAFERDGVQIRVDVGHNPQAAGQLARALKAEAVPGRTLAVYAALQDKDAAGVVQALQDVVGEWTLASLDGPRGQSAAQLQARLADTAAATAQLSDSVEQALVQVLAQARRGDRVLVFGSFHTAAAALQWLRDPA
- a CDS encoding SPOR domain-containing protein, producing MDTPLKQRLIGAIVLVALAVIFLPMLVKGPAPDSGVANVPIAAPDAPADGQFETRELPLVAPAGGATGLQTGQAKPVPDAAAPATPPTVDTSPAVAAGNYAVTFGAYGSKADAEAVIAYLKRSQLPGFAESATINGRQAWRVRVGPYADRAQAEAARLQAVKIRADVKAEVIALDAATGSNAAVAATPAPAPASASTPAAATAPSATGNPVRSESLPPSTPTATTTPVAKPEPPKPAPKPEAKPEPKPETAASKPATAPTTPAAPAASGVGFAVQLGAFGQANDANALRDKVRAAGFSAFVEQVRTDKGTLHRVRVGPVANRADAEQLKAQVAAKVGVAGMVRPHP